In a genomic window of Vigna angularis cultivar LongXiaoDou No.4 chromosome 6, ASM1680809v1, whole genome shotgun sequence:
- the LOC108343435 gene encoding uncharacterized protein LOC108343435: protein MGLKVLQLSQPVLPHSPSSSQTLASAISSPSSKPRTLVCSFVHRSNLFPSSTRLLPKTKSFDHHALFTRRGKLRRACSASLEPFSDEEFAKKIEDLALKFQLSCDAVNANDSESEDFQETAPALNFAEEFEPPEEIIPANIERKANSVELPFSLRIIKKKLQWKEGFRDAGESAYCSVKKAFSSMVFIIRELHSYTLQMREVLFYEDLQGILQRVQNEMHASFVWLFQQVFSHTPTLMVYVMILLANFTVYSMGHNTAIAAVAPPPVTTVVEVQDQRGHTHTIDSSAVKTFSVSNGKNTASVGGGNGGGGRVRPAANGTDGDGRFDRSDRYGTVFPEGASSQVCKTGETDSVLGQEEEEAKLWNAMVEEASRMEVSSRGEGLDRDAMKGFVSPVMARIESDDYAEYLRTELVYQTGLSQDPNNTLLLSNYAQFLYLVAHDFDRAEEYFKKAIEVEPPDAEAYNKYATFLWKVKNDLWAAEETYLEAISADPNNSFYAANYAHFLWNTGGEDTCFPLSSPDNSQEV, encoded by the exons ATGGGACTCAAGGTTCTGCAATTGTCGCAACCCGTTCTTCctcattctccttcttcctcGCAAACTCTTGCCTCTGCCATCTCTTCCCCTTCCTCGAAGCCCCGAACTCTAGTTTGCAGCTTCGTGCACCGCTCCAACCTGTTCCCTTCGTCCACGCGCCTTCTTCCAAAGACGAAGTCGTTCGATCACCACGCGCTTTTCACGCGCAGGGGGAAGTTGCGGAGAGCGTGCAGCGCAAGCTTGGAGCCTTTCTCCGACGAAGAGTTCGCGAAGAAGATAGAGGATCTCGCGCTCAAGTTTCAACTCTCTTGTGACGCCGTCAATGCCAACGATTCGGAATCCGAGGATTTTCAAGAGACTGCTCCGGCGCTGAATTTCGCAGAGGAGTTTGAACCGCCGGAGGAGATTATTCCAGCGAATATTGAACGGAAAGCGAACAGCGTGGAGCTTCCGTTTTCGTTGAGGATAATTAAGAAGAAGCTGCAGTGGAAGGAAGGGTTTAGAGACGCAGGGGAATCTGCATATTGCTCTGTCAAGAAAGCTTTCTCTTCTATGGTTTTTATAATCAGAGAACTCCATAGTTACACTCTTCAAATGAGGGAGGTTCTCTTCTACGAAGATCTGCAAGGAATCCTCCAACGCGTGCAGAACGAAATGCACGCCTCCTTCGTGTGGTTGTTTCAGCAAGTTTTCTCTCACACTCCAACTCTCATGGTGTATGTAATGATTTTACTGGCGAATTTTACTGTTTATTCAATGGGGCACAACACTGCGATCGCCGCCGTGGCTCCGCCACCGGTAACCACCGTCGTGGAGGTTCAGGACCAAAGGGGTCACACTCATACCATTGATTCCTCTGCCGTGAAGACCTTCTCTGTTTCCAACGGGAAGAACACCGCCTCCGTAGGCGGCGGTAATGGAGGAGGCGGGAGGGTGCGTCCTGCTGCAAATGGCACCGACGGGGATGGCCGGTTCGACCGGTCGGACCGGTATGGCACGGTGTTTCCCGAGGGTGCTTCGTCTCAGGTTTGCAAAACAGGGGAAACAGACTCGGTGTTGGGGCAAGAGGAGGAAGAGGCGAAGCTTTGGAACGCGATGGTGGAAGAGGCTTCGAGAATGGAAGTGAGTTCGAGAGGTGAGGGTTTGGATCGTGATGCCATGAAAGGGTTTGTTTCACCTGTGATGGCGAGGATCGAATCCGATGACTATGCAGAGTATCTGAGAACGGAGCTTGTGTACCAAACAGGCTTGTCTCAGGATCCTAACAACACTCTTCTTCTTTCCAACTATGCCCAGTTCCTCTACCTCGTTGCTCACGATTTTGACAG AGCGGAAGAGTACTTCAAGAAAGCAATAGAGGTGGAACCACCAGACGCGGAGGCATATAATAAATACGCCACCTTTCTGTGGAAAGTGAAGAATGATTTGTGGGCGGCAGAAGAAACTTATTTGGAGGCCATTTCAGCTGATCCTAATAACTCCTTCTATGCTGCTAACTATGCTCATTTTCTTTGGAACACCGGTGGTGAAGACACCTGCTTCCCTCTTTCTTCCCCAGACAACTCTCAAGAAGtttaa